The proteins below come from a single Zhouia spongiae genomic window:
- a CDS encoding DUF4494 domain-containing protein — MSVTWYECKVKYSKTYETGEQKITSETYLLDSVSFTEAETRINEIMAELTSEEFQIMNIKVANFSEVHPFENSDRWFKTKVSLITLDEKSGKERKTNIYMLIQANDIKEAFENTTEVMKETMSDYSIPSIAESPILDVFPYFTGEEEQLNKYNVLEDTEATPAVSEEIEETI, encoded by the coding sequence ATGAGTGTAACCTGGTACGAATGCAAAGTAAAATACAGTAAAACCTATGAAACCGGAGAACAAAAAATAACGTCTGAAACTTACCTGCTTGACTCTGTTTCGTTTACAGAAGCGGAAACGAGAATTAATGAGATCATGGCAGAATTAACAAGCGAAGAGTTTCAGATTATGAATATAAAAGTTGCCAATTTCTCGGAGGTACATCCTTTTGAAAATTCCGATCGCTGGTTTAAAACCAAAGTAAGCCTGATTACCCTCGATGAAAAAAGCGGAAAGGAACGTAAAACAAATATCTACATGCTCATTCAGGCAAATGATATAAAAGAAGCTTTTGAAAATACTACTGAGGTAATGAAAGAAACAATGAGTGATTATTCGATTCCTTCCATTGCTGAATCTCCGATATTAGATGTTTTCCCTTATTTTACAGGTGAGGAAGAACAGTTAAACAAATATAATGTGCTGGAGGACACTGAAGCTACGCCGGCTGTTTCTGAAGAAATCGAAGAAACCATATAA
- a CDS encoding helix-turn-helix domain-containing protein, with product MSVTPGFLDRLFLLFGSIGVVLSLTAGVVLTLKSRLSGKNDHNPLWNVFLAIYLLTFGLRMGKSLFHYYYTITPTVHTLFLSLFFAIGPSVWLYTLTITRPHKKFRPLGLYSHYLVLLLAILLSPVIPEYGSPYAWVFYLVLFVHGFLYCFYTLYWVRKNKGLYPNDEKGRKLRNWLLLLTVATLAILSNAIGIYYELIPFYPGSALVFTVVMIVLITYMLKNLWLLKPIPQKYKGSELTASFMAVHEKQLNRLMAEEKLFLQPELTLQKLSEQMEITSKQLSQLINQTKDKNYSLYISELRVREAMKIMENEQYKDYKIAAIAYESGFNSISSFNAAFKKITRQTPVAYRNSLAESAE from the coding sequence GTGAGTGTAACACCCGGCTTTTTAGATCGTTTATTCTTGTTATTTGGAAGTATAGGAGTCGTATTGTCCCTTACCGCAGGGGTGGTGCTAACTTTGAAATCCCGATTATCGGGTAAAAACGATCATAATCCATTGTGGAACGTTTTCCTGGCGATCTACCTGCTGACCTTCGGGTTGCGGATGGGCAAGTCGTTGTTTCACTACTATTACACCATCACCCCGACAGTTCACACCCTCTTTTTAAGTCTCTTTTTTGCCATCGGGCCTTCCGTTTGGTTATATACCCTTACCATCACCCGACCACATAAAAAGTTTCGTCCGCTTGGCTTATATTCTCATTACCTCGTACTGCTGTTAGCCATATTGCTGAGTCCGGTGATTCCCGAATACGGCTCGCCTTACGCCTGGGTGTTTTATCTTGTTTTGTTTGTACACGGGTTCTTATACTGTTTTTATACGCTGTATTGGGTCCGTAAAAACAAGGGCTTATATCCAAATGATGAGAAAGGGAGGAAGCTTAGAAACTGGTTGTTGCTTCTTACTGTCGCTACTTTGGCGATATTGAGCAATGCCATAGGCATTTATTACGAGCTTATACCGTTTTATCCGGGGAGTGCTTTGGTGTTTACCGTAGTGATGATCGTTCTAATCACCTATATGCTAAAAAACTTATGGCTGTTAAAACCGATCCCTCAGAAGTATAAAGGCTCGGAACTGACTGCTTCTTTTATGGCGGTACATGAAAAGCAGCTGAACCGGCTCATGGCAGAAGAAAAATTGTTCTTGCAACCCGAGCTGACCCTTCAAAAACTAAGTGAGCAGATGGAGATAACCTCCAAACAATTATCGCAACTCATCAACCAGACGAAGGATAAAAATTACTCCTTGTATATTTCCGAACTCCGGGTAAGGGAAGCCATGAAAATCATGGAAAACGAGCAATACAAAGACTATAAAATAGCAGCGATAGCCTACGAAAGTGGCTTCAATAGTATTTCTTCCTTTAATGCCGCTTTTAAGAAAATTACGAGGCAGACTCCCGTGGCTTACCGAAATTCTTTGGCTGAATCGGCCGAATAG
- the lepB gene encoding signal peptidase I — MVIPLIIYFVIIQIIHFLSSWKLYKLAGIPWWYAMIPVYNAIVLMNIIKRPPWWTILLFLPVINLIMFPVIWVETIRSFGKVGTFDTWLVILSLGFYITYLNYNPASLEYRPDRSLKPRTGTGEWMSSILFAVIAATIVHTYIIQPFVIPTSSMEKSMLVGDFLFVSKVHYGARTPITALALPMVHDTIPLLKTKSYVFSDDATKHQSSWLNSFQLPYFRWPGFQQIERNDIVVFNQPADTLRDMNNFHPDRSYLKPIDKKTNLVKRCVGLPGDTLSLHDGYVYINGTKTDSELENQLQFSYIVQTNGSTLSKGYMYDRFGVTDDFGAIQPGFYYFKSLTRETVKKMRKNPNIVEIKRIVADGSSASEPVYPYPAVSNNTVDEYAPIYIPKKGQRIGINLQTLLLYKRVITTYEGNTLKVNDNAIYINGKKTDTYTFKQDYYWMMGDNRHNSIDSRFWGFVPFDHVVGKPVLTWLSWDKEGKKIRWKRLFTTVNKKGKQRSYAWVLGILLLGYFAYYGYRKWSLKRTSKY, encoded by the coding sequence ATGGTCATACCGTTGATAATTTACTTCGTTATCATACAAATCATTCATTTTTTAAGCAGCTGGAAGCTTTATAAACTGGCAGGGATACCGTGGTGGTATGCTATGATTCCCGTCTATAACGCCATCGTATTAATGAACATCATAAAGCGTCCCCCATGGTGGACGATACTATTATTCCTTCCCGTCATTAACCTGATCATGTTTCCTGTTATTTGGGTAGAAACCATCAGGAGTTTCGGGAAGGTCGGCACTTTCGACACCTGGCTGGTGATACTCTCGCTGGGATTTTACATTACCTATTTAAACTATAATCCGGCTTCCCTGGAGTATCGCCCGGACAGAAGCCTGAAACCGCGCACAGGAACAGGGGAGTGGATGAGTTCGATTTTATTTGCCGTGATAGCGGCTACCATTGTACATACTTATATCATCCAACCCTTTGTTATTCCCACATCGTCTATGGAGAAATCGATGTTGGTGGGCGACTTCCTATTTGTCAGCAAGGTACATTACGGTGCCCGAACCCCGATCACCGCTCTGGCATTGCCTATGGTTCACGATACCATTCCCTTACTTAAAACCAAATCGTATGTGTTTAGTGATGATGCTACCAAACACCAATCTTCATGGCTGAACAGCTTCCAGTTACCTTATTTCAGATGGCCCGGCTTTCAGCAAATAGAAAGGAATGATATAGTGGTGTTTAACCAGCCTGCGGACACCCTCCGGGATATGAATAATTTTCATCCCGATCGCAGTTACCTGAAACCCATCGATAAAAAAACGAACCTGGTAAAACGCTGCGTAGGGCTGCCGGGCGATACCTTAAGTCTGCACGATGGTTATGTATATATCAACGGAACAAAGACCGATAGCGAGCTTGAAAACCAATTGCAGTTTTCTTATATAGTACAGACCAACGGGAGCACCTTGTCGAAAGGCTATATGTATGATCGCTTTGGGGTTACGGACGATTTCGGCGCGATACAACCGGGGTTCTATTATTTTAAATCCCTGACCCGGGAAACAGTAAAAAAAATGCGTAAGAACCCGAATATAGTGGAGATAAAGCGGATCGTAGCCGACGGTAGTTCAGCATCAGAGCCTGTTTATCCTTATCCTGCTGTAAGTAACAATACCGTAGACGAGTATGCACCGATCTATATTCCGAAAAAGGGACAGCGTATCGGTATCAACCTGCAAACATTACTCCTTTACAAACGTGTTATTACAACATACGAGGGTAATACCCTGAAAGTGAACGATAATGCTATTTATATCAACGGCAAAAAGACCGACACCTATACTTTTAAACAAGATTATTACTGGATGATGGGCGATAACAGGCATAACTCTATCGATTCGCGGTTTTGGGGTTTTGTGCCTTTTGACCATGTGGTAGGGAAACCGGTACTTACCTGGTTAAGCTGGGATAAAGAAGGGAAAAAAATCCGCTGGAAACGCCTTTTTACCACCGTAAATAAAAAAGGAAAACAAAGGTCTTATGCGTGGGTATTGGGAATTCTGCTATTGGGCTATTTTGCTTATTATGGGTATAGAAAATGGTCTTTAAAGCGGACTTCGAAATACTAG
- a CDS encoding efflux RND transporter periplasmic adaptor subunit, with the protein MIRQYKMKITNILFRSALLLAIPVFTLSSCNSEGGKDLTKKAINIPEQDAANDLISIKESQFKAAQMEVGKITPRAFNRTVKANGIFTVPPNSKASVSVYFSGYVKELSLLPGDKVRKGQLLFTLENPDYIQVQQRFLEAKGQLTYLNAEYKRQQQLMKDQITSEKNLLKAEADYSVIKAQYESLKKQLRLMKINPNTLDATNLRSTIGVLAPINGYITALNTQKGEYLNPSDVALSITDTRHLQIKTQVFEKSLPSLKTGQLVRFNVQNDAEKSYNGTVKLINKAIDEQNRTASVYIDLKEAQDTELFAPGMYVEVEIITTQDTLNALPEEAAVKIDNDYYGLIRTNDTLYKQVPIKVGNVSNGYIEIKNTDSFEPNAVFLTKGVFDMIME; encoded by the coding sequence ATGATACGCCAATATAAAATGAAAATAACAAACATCCTGTTTCGGTCAGCTTTACTACTGGCGATTCCGGTATTTACACTTAGCTCGTGTAATTCAGAAGGAGGGAAGGACCTTACTAAAAAAGCAATTAATATTCCGGAGCAAGATGCTGCAAATGATCTGATCAGTATTAAGGAAAGTCAGTTTAAAGCGGCACAGATGGAAGTTGGTAAAATAACTCCGAGAGCCTTTAACCGCACGGTAAAAGCCAATGGTATTTTCACTGTACCACCAAATAGCAAAGCTTCGGTTAGTGTTTATTTTTCGGGATATGTAAAGGAGTTATCGTTATTGCCGGGCGATAAAGTACGCAAGGGACAGTTATTGTTTACACTGGAAAATCCTGATTACATCCAGGTACAACAACGTTTTCTAGAAGCAAAAGGACAGTTAACATACCTGAATGCGGAGTACAAAAGGCAGCAACAGTTAATGAAAGACCAGATTACTTCCGAAAAGAACCTCTTAAAAGCTGAGGCCGATTATAGTGTTATCAAGGCACAATACGAATCACTAAAGAAGCAATTAAGGTTAATGAAGATCAATCCGAATACTTTAGATGCCACCAACTTACGATCTACCATAGGTGTATTGGCGCCAATAAATGGGTATATTACTGCTTTAAACACACAGAAAGGCGAATATCTTAATCCGTCAGATGTAGCGCTTAGTATTACCGATACCAGGCATTTACAGATTAAAACACAGGTGTTTGAAAAGAGTTTACCATCATTAAAAACAGGACAATTAGTTAGGTTCAATGTACAGAATGATGCAGAGAAAAGTTATAACGGTACAGTAAAACTTATTAATAAAGCAATCGATGAGCAAAACCGGACTGCAAGTGTTTATATTGACCTTAAAGAAGCTCAGGATACTGAATTATTTGCGCCGGGAATGTATGTAGAAGTTGAAATCATTACCACACAAGATACGCTGAATGCTTTACCCGAAGAAGCAGCTGTTAAAATAGACAATGATTATTATGGACTTATACGTACCAATGACACTTTATATAAACAAGTCCCGATTAAAGTTGGAAATGTATCGAACGGCTATATCGAAATCAAGAATACAGATAGTTTCGAACCAAATGCCGTATTCCTGACAAAAGGTGTTTTTGATATGATTATGGAGTAA
- a CDS encoding CusA/CzcA family heavy metal efflux RND transporter, which translates to MLEKIIQYSIRHKLIIFLFTAGIVGYGLYALSNIPIGAVPDITNNQVQVITTSKNLATEDVEKFLTYPVELEMTNLPGVKEIRSISKFGLSVVTIVFDDKIGTYLPRQLIAEKIKNAEEKIPEGFGSPFMGPITTGLGEIYQYVIDVDAEHRDKYSLADLRTIQDWIVKRQLSGIPGVVEVNTWGGYLKQYEVAINPERLRAMNVSVFEVYDALKNNNSVAGGGYIEKVNQTYFVRGEGLVNNIPDIENIVVDNRNGVPIYIKDIATVGFGHANRFGAITGNGEGEKVLGQVMMLKGADSNEVIKAVKARVAELQLTLPEGVKINAFLERSELISKTTFTIAENLILGCLIVIFVVVLLLGNFRSGLVVASVIPLCLLFALSLMYIFGVDANLMSLGAIDFGIIVDGSVIIVEFIAFRITSQRNQILQLPKVERQKLIDKITFQGATKMMNSAVFGQLIIIIVFIPILSLTNVEGKMFIPMALVFCFALIGAMILCFTYVPVMASVFIKPGDPNKNTISKRLITWLENSYRPVILWALKKRKVVFAMAAILLIGTGWLFSRMGGEFVPTLDEGDFVIQPVLKTGTSLSRTIEATTKMEQILKTFPEVDQVVTRIGAAEVPTDPMSMEESDVMIKLNPKSTWTSAETKDELADKFKEALTREIPGVDYEFTQPIEMRFNELITGVRADVAIKVFGEDLDILYKKALEIQKAITDVEGAADISVEKIAGLPQMSVTYNRQKIAKYGLNIEDLNRIVTMGFAGASAGTVFEGEKQFDLVVRFDQKHRNDIQHLETASITLPDGRSLPLSEFADINYTKGPAKISRDNTKRRIVVGINVRNRDLESVVNDVREVINKEINLPPGYTISYGGQFENLQAASQRLKIAVPIALVLIFILLYFAFNSVKEALMIYSAIPLAAIGGVLLLYLRGMPFSISAGVGFIALFGIAVLNGIVLIEEFKELKAHGMSNIHKRILTGTRNRLRPVLLTASAAALGFLPMAISGSAGAEVQRPLATVVVGGLVTATLLTLVVLPVLYAWFDTKQQFKPFKAKKIGALLVLLLPVIGMSQQKTVSLEQAIDMALENNHGIRAAQQKVKQAEHLEGNAFNLEKPQVYYQYDENNIAENGEALRVFGVSQQMRFPTIYGTRRKALKQESAMAQQAYYIQERLLKKEVSTAYMQIVYQQQLIDQYTYLDSLYKAFAKAATRKFELGATNMLEQLTAETKQKEVSILLTQCLKEHEKSILELRKLLQTEEAVTALETDMMRLEYEKTDSLSHPGINYYREKQRLSALELSMERQNLLPDIEVSFFQGTNSLAGAKTYRGFQAGVTVPLWFFNQSSKIKAAKAQKDISDHEIQDYQARLQSRDEKLKADLEKYNHILSYYQETGKKMADQLTLSASKAYKSGEIDFLQYVQLLENARDIEIKRLETLYNYNKTVLELNYITE; encoded by the coding sequence ATGCTAGAAAAGATTATTCAATACAGTATACGCCATAAACTTATTATATTCCTATTTACGGCAGGAATCGTAGGTTATGGGTTGTATGCACTGTCTAATATTCCTATTGGAGCAGTACCGGACATTACGAACAACCAGGTACAGGTAATTACCACTTCCAAAAACCTGGCAACCGAAGATGTTGAAAAGTTTCTGACGTATCCGGTAGAACTCGAAATGACCAATCTGCCCGGTGTAAAAGAAATCAGATCGATTTCCAAATTCGGCTTGTCGGTAGTTACGATCGTATTTGATGATAAAATAGGTACTTATCTGCCACGACAGTTAATTGCAGAGAAGATTAAAAATGCGGAAGAAAAAATACCGGAAGGTTTCGGCTCGCCATTTATGGGGCCTATTACTACAGGTCTTGGAGAAATTTATCAGTATGTTATTGATGTAGATGCTGAGCACAGGGACAAATATTCCTTAGCTGACCTGAGAACAATTCAGGACTGGATCGTAAAGCGGCAGCTATCAGGTATTCCCGGGGTCGTTGAAGTAAATACCTGGGGGGGATACCTGAAACAGTATGAGGTGGCCATCAATCCAGAGCGATTAAGAGCCATGAATGTTTCTGTTTTTGAAGTGTATGACGCTTTAAAAAACAATAACAGCGTTGCCGGTGGAGGGTATATAGAAAAAGTAAACCAGACCTATTTTGTAAGAGGTGAGGGCCTGGTAAACAATATACCGGATATCGAAAACATCGTAGTTGATAACCGGAATGGAGTTCCAATATACATTAAAGATATTGCTACCGTTGGTTTTGGACATGCCAATCGTTTTGGAGCCATTACCGGAAACGGGGAAGGTGAAAAAGTCCTCGGACAGGTAATGATGTTAAAGGGAGCTGATTCAAATGAAGTAATAAAAGCGGTTAAGGCCCGTGTAGCAGAGTTACAATTAACATTACCGGAGGGCGTAAAAATAAATGCTTTCCTTGAGCGTAGTGAACTTATCTCCAAAACAACTTTCACTATTGCCGAAAACCTTATCCTGGGGTGTCTGATTGTGATATTTGTGGTGGTTCTGCTGCTGGGTAACTTCCGTTCGGGACTTGTTGTAGCTTCGGTAATACCTTTGTGTCTGTTGTTTGCTCTTTCACTGATGTATATCTTCGGCGTCGATGCCAACTTAATGAGTCTCGGTGCTATCGATTTCGGAATTATTGTAGACGGCTCTGTAATTATTGTTGAGTTTATTGCCTTCCGGATTACGAGCCAGAGAAATCAAATCCTCCAATTACCTAAAGTAGAAAGACAGAAACTTATTGATAAAATCACCTTTCAGGGGGCTACTAAAATGATGAATTCGGCTGTATTCGGCCAACTTATCATCATTATTGTATTTATTCCGATTTTATCGTTAACGAATGTTGAAGGAAAGATGTTTATACCAATGGCACTGGTCTTTTGCTTTGCTCTTATCGGAGCGATGATCTTGTGTTTTACCTATGTACCGGTAATGGCTTCGGTATTTATCAAACCGGGAGATCCGAATAAAAATACCATCTCCAAACGACTCATAACATGGCTAGAAAACAGCTACCGTCCTGTAATATTATGGGCATTAAAAAAGCGAAAAGTGGTTTTCGCTATGGCTGCTATCCTGCTTATTGGAACCGGATGGTTGTTTTCGAGAATGGGAGGGGAGTTCGTACCAACACTCGATGAAGGAGATTTTGTTATTCAGCCGGTTCTTAAAACCGGTACCTCGTTAAGCAGGACTATCGAAGCAACTACTAAAATGGAGCAGATTCTTAAGACCTTTCCTGAAGTAGACCAGGTAGTAACGAGAATAGGAGCTGCAGAAGTACCTACCGATCCGATGTCGATGGAGGAGAGCGATGTCATGATCAAACTCAACCCTAAAAGCACGTGGACTTCGGCAGAAACAAAAGACGAACTGGCCGATAAGTTTAAAGAGGCTTTAACCCGTGAGATCCCTGGAGTCGATTACGAATTTACGCAACCTATTGAAATGCGTTTTAACGAACTCATTACAGGAGTTCGTGCCGATGTGGCTATTAAAGTTTTCGGAGAAGATCTCGATATACTATATAAAAAAGCCCTTGAAATACAAAAGGCGATAACGGATGTAGAAGGTGCTGCAGATATTTCTGTGGAGAAAATTGCAGGATTACCACAGATGTCGGTAACCTACAACAGGCAGAAGATCGCCAAATATGGATTGAATATAGAAGACCTTAACCGAATTGTCACTATGGGCTTTGCAGGAGCCAGCGCCGGAACCGTATTTGAGGGAGAGAAACAATTCGACCTGGTAGTGCGATTCGATCAGAAGCACCGAAACGATATACAACATCTCGAAACCGCATCTATAACCCTTCCTGATGGACGTTCATTACCACTAAGTGAGTTTGCTGATATTAATTATACCAAAGGTCCTGCGAAGATTTCCAGAGATAATACCAAGCGTCGTATTGTGGTAGGTATCAATGTTCGTAACCGAGACCTGGAATCGGTTGTAAATGATGTCCGAGAAGTCATTAATAAGGAAATCAATCTGCCACCGGGATATACGATTAGTTATGGCGGACAATTCGAAAATTTACAGGCTGCTTCACAGCGACTTAAGATTGCGGTACCTATTGCTTTAGTACTCATATTCATACTACTTTATTTTGCCTTCAATTCGGTAAAAGAGGCCCTGATGATTTACAGTGCCATTCCACTGGCGGCTATCGGAGGCGTACTCCTTCTTTATCTACGGGGAATGCCATTTAGCATCTCTGCGGGAGTGGGATTTATAGCATTGTTCGGGATTGCGGTATTAAACGGAATTGTTCTGATAGAAGAATTTAAAGAATTAAAAGCACACGGAATGAGCAATATTCACAAGCGTATTTTAACCGGAACCAGAAACAGGCTACGGCCGGTATTACTCACAGCATCAGCTGCTGCACTGGGCTTTCTGCCGATGGCCATATCCGGCTCTGCAGGAGCAGAAGTACAACGTCCGTTAGCAACCGTTGTGGTAGGTGGATTGGTAACGGCTACCTTACTGACCCTTGTTGTATTGCCGGTATTGTATGCCTGGTTCGATACAAAACAGCAATTCAAACCGTTTAAGGCTAAAAAAATAGGAGCATTACTTGTATTGCTATTGCCCGTTATAGGTATGTCGCAGCAAAAAACGGTTAGTTTAGAACAAGCTATTGATATGGCTCTTGAGAATAATCACGGTATCCGGGCCGCTCAGCAAAAAGTGAAACAGGCAGAGCATCTGGAAGGCAATGCATTTAATCTCGAAAAACCACAGGTTTATTACCAGTACGACGAGAACAATATAGCTGAAAACGGAGAGGCATTACGGGTATTCGGTGTTAGTCAGCAGATGAGATTCCCTACCATCTACGGTACACGTAGAAAAGCATTGAAACAGGAATCCGCAATGGCTCAACAGGCCTACTATATACAGGAACGTCTGCTTAAAAAGGAGGTGTCAACCGCTTATATGCAGATTGTATATCAGCAACAGCTCATCGACCAATACACCTATCTGGATAGTTTGTATAAAGCATTTGCTAAAGCAGCAACACGTAAGTTTGAGCTGGGGGCTACCAATATGCTTGAGCAGCTGACTGCTGAAACAAAGCAAAAAGAGGTATCCATCTTATTAACGCAATGCCTGAAGGAACACGAAAAATCGATATTAGAACTAAGAAAGCTTCTGCAAACAGAGGAGGCTGTTACTGCCTTGGAAACAGACATGATGCGTTTGGAGTATGAGAAAACAGATTCTCTCAGTCACCCCGGAATCAACTACTATCGCGAAAAACAACGATTATCGGCTTTAGAACTATCAATGGAACGACAAAATTTATTACCCGATATTGAGGTATCGTTTTTTCAGGGCACAAATAGTCTTGCCGGAGCAAAAACATACAGAGGTTTCCAGGCAGGAGTTACCGTTCCACTCTGGTTTTTCAATCAGTCGTCTAAAATAAAAGCAGCCAAAGCACAAAAAGATATCAGCGATCATGAGATTCAGGATTATCAGGCGCGATTACAATCGAGGGATGAGAAGCTAAAAGCCGATCTCGAAAAGTATAACCACATCCTTTCATACTATCAGGAAACCGGTAAAAAAATGGCCGATCAGCTTACATTAAGTGCATCTAAGGCCTATAAAAGTGGTGAAATTGACTTTTTACAGTACGTACAATTACTCGAAAATGCACGTGACATCGAAATTAAACGACTGGAAACTTTATATAATTACAACAAAACAGTACTCGAACTAAACTATATAACAGAATGA
- a CDS encoding sensor histidine kinase, with the protein MNLSFKNRIALHYMIATAVIMLIIFSVIFFVVRSTVYHNLDSDLAYEAHRHTDEIIIVGDSLKFINKLEWEEKEHKEVQVNPVFLQIIDKEGKLMDKSPNLKHESLAYRNHATSRDHINAELHNQAIRQVQIPIEQNGETKGYILAAMSMESSKMVILKLKNVLIFSFLTVLIGLYFISRYLAGRSILPISEISNTTKRITKNNLNERVNLPQHKDELYELSANFNELLQRIENAIERERQFTSDASHELRTPLAALRGTLEVLIRKERTHDQYVEKVQYSLKEINRMSETIDQLLLLARIDSGKSLDAGMEVSLPTVIDEILMRNKQLIQEKNLHIHVDFNPELELHTPQYYTMLIMENVIHNAIKYSNSEQAINIRIHQKNSEIICTVQDQGIGIKKDDMDKLFNSFFRSDALNHKDIKGNGLGLSIVKKAADAIQAKINIKSELHHGTTFTIVF; encoded by the coding sequence TTAAGTTTTAAAAATAGGATTGCATTACATTATATGATCGCCACTGCGGTTATTATGCTGATTATTTTCAGCGTTATATTCTTTGTGGTAAGAAGCACTGTATACCACAACCTCGATAGTGATTTGGCATATGAAGCTCATAGACATACAGATGAAATTATTATCGTTGGTGACAGTCTGAAATTTATAAATAAGCTCGAATGGGAAGAAAAAGAACATAAAGAGGTTCAGGTGAATCCTGTATTCCTTCAAATTATTGATAAAGAAGGGAAATTAATGGATAAATCCCCAAATCTTAAACATGAAAGTCTTGCGTATCGAAATCATGCCACCAGCAGAGATCATATTAATGCAGAGCTTCATAATCAGGCCATACGGCAAGTACAGATTCCAATAGAACAGAACGGAGAAACGAAGGGTTATATCCTGGCAGCTATGTCGATGGAATCGTCTAAAATGGTAATCCTGAAACTAAAAAATGTGCTTATTTTTTCTTTTTTAACTGTGTTGATTGGACTTTATTTTATATCGAGGTATCTCGCCGGTCGCAGTATACTTCCTATTTCTGAAATATCGAACACTACCAAACGGATTACAAAGAATAACTTAAATGAACGGGTTAATTTACCGCAGCATAAGGATGAACTCTATGAATTGTCAGCCAATTTTAATGAGCTGTTGCAGCGGATTGAAAATGCCATCGAACGGGAACGTCAATTTACATCTGATGCATCACATGAATTGCGTACCCCTTTAGCGGCTCTTAGAGGGACTCTTGAAGTACTTATTCGAAAAGAAAGGACTCATGACCAATATGTAGAAAAAGTACAATACAGTTTAAAGGAAATCAACCGCATGTCGGAGACTATAGACCAGTTACTATTGCTGGCTCGTATAGATTCGGGTAAAAGTCTCGATGCCGGAATGGAAGTGAGTCTTCCTACTGTTATCGATGAAATCCTTATGAGAAACAAACAGCTTATTCAGGAGAAAAACTTACATATTCATGTAGATTTTAACCCCGAACTTGAACTTCATACCCCGCAGTACTACACCATGCTTATTATGGAAAATGTTATCCATAATGCCATTAAATATTCAAATAGCGAACAAGCCATCAATATCCGTATTCATCAAAAGAATTCCGAAATTATCTGTACCGTTCAGGATCAGGGAATCGGAATTAAAAAGGATGATATGGATAAACTTTTTAATTCCTTCTTCCGATCCGACGCTTTAAACCACAAGGATATTAAAGGTAACGGACTCGGACTATCCATAGTTAAAAAGGCCGCAGATGCCATTCAGGCTAAGATTAATATAAAAAGTGAATTACATCACGGCACGACTTTCACCATCGTATTTTAA